A region of Mesoplodon densirostris isolate mMesDen1 chromosome 11, mMesDen1 primary haplotype, whole genome shotgun sequence DNA encodes the following proteins:
- the TNS2 gene encoding tensin-2 isoform X4 has protein sequence MKGKWLPPPGRFQEAPGQAPALFGPHGGHPRQPDTMKSSGPVERLLRALGRRDSSRATNRPRKAEPHSFREKAFRKKPPVCAVCKVTIDGTGVSCRVCKVAAHRKCEAKVTSSCQALPPTELRRNTAPVRRIEHLGSTKSLNYSKQRSTLPRSFSLDPLMERRWDLDLTYVTERILAAAFPARPDEQRHRGHLRELAHVLQSKHRDKYLLFNLSEKRHDLTRLNPKVQDFGWPELHAPPLDKLCSICKAMETWLSADPQHVVVLYCKGSKGKLGVIVSAYMHYSKISAGADQALATLTMRKFCEDKVASELQPSQRRYISYFSGLLSGSIRMNSSPLFLHYVLVPMLPAFEPGTGFQPFLKIYQSMQLVYTSGIYHVAGPGPPQLCISLEPALLLKGDVMVTCYHRGSRGTDRTLVFRIQFHTCTIHGPRLTFPKDQLDEAWTDERFPFQASVEFVFSSSPEKIKGSTPRNEPSVSVDYNTAEPAVRWDSYENFNLHHEDSVDDSVTHTRGPLDGSPYAQVQRAPRQTPPAPSPEPPPPPLLSVSSDSGHSSTLTTEPAAESPGRPPPTAAERRELERLLGGCGVAAGGRGAGRETAILDDEEQPPAGGGPRLGMYSGHRPGLSRHCSCRQGYREPCGVPNGGYYRPEGTLERRRLAYGAYEGPPQGYAEASVEKRRLCRSLSEGPYPYPPELGKPTNGDFGYRAPGYREVVILEDPGLPALCSCPACEEKLALPTAALYGLRLEREAGEGWANEAGKPLLHPVRPGHPLPLLVPACGHHHAPVPDYSCLKPPKAGEEGHEGCSYAMCPEGRYGHPGYPALVTYGYGGAVPSYCPAYGRAPHSCGSPGEGRRYPSSGAHSPRAGSISPGSPPYPQSRNLSYEIPAEEGGDRYLPPGHLAPAGPLASAESPEPVSWRESPSGHSTLPRSPRDAQCSASSELSGPSTPLHTSSPVQGKESARRQDTRSPTLAPTQRLSPGEALPPASQGGAERAPELPARSGPEPPAPGPFSSASPPSSPNDWPQERSPGGRSDSASPRGPVPTTLPGLRHAPWQGLRDSPDSPDGSPLTPVPTQMPWLVPSPEPPPRSSPVPAFPLAASFDISGPTQPPLPEKRHLLGPGQQPGPWGPEQASPPARGTSHHVTFAPLLPDNAPQPPEPPMQESQSNVKFVQDTSKFWYKPHLSRDQAIALLKDKDPGAFLIRDSHSFQGAYGLALKVATPPPSAQPWKGDPLEQLVRHFLIETGPKGVKIKGCPSEPYFGSLSALVSQHSISPLSLPCCLRIPSKDPLEEAPEAPVPTNMSTAADLLRQGAACSVLYLTSVETESLTGPQAVARASSAALSCSPRPTPAIVHFKVSAQGITLTDNQRK, from the exons ATGAAG GGGAAGTGGCTGCCTCCGCCAGGCCGCTTCCAGGAAGCCCCGGGCCAGGCCCCAGCATTGTTCGGGCCCCACGGCGGGCACCCCAGGCAGCCGGACACCATGAAGTCCAGCGGCCCAGTGGAGAGGCTGCTCAgagccctggggaggagggacagCAGCCGGgccaccaacagg CCTAGGAAAGCTGAGCCACATAGCTTCCGGGAGAAGGCTTTCCGGAAGAAACCACCCGTCTGTGCAGTGTGTAAGGTGACCATCGATGGGACGGGCGTCTCGTGCCGAG TCTGCAAGGTGGCGGCACACAGAAAATGTGAAGCAAAG GTGACTTCGTCCTGTCAGGCCTTGCCTCCCACGGAGCTG CGGAGAAACACGGCCCCTGTGAGGCGCATAGAGCACCTG GGATCCACCAAGTCTCTGAACTACTCAAAGCAACGCAGCACTCTGCCCCG GAGCTTCAGCCTGGATCCTCTCATGGAGCGCCGCTGGGACTTGGACCTCACCTACGTGACGGAGCGGATCCTGGCCGCCGCCTTCCCCGCGCGGCCCGACGAACAGCGACACCGGGGCCACCTGCGCGAGCTGGCTCACGTGCTGCAATCCAAGCACCGCGACAAGTACCTG CTCTTCAACCTTTCAGAGAAAAGACACGACCTGACCCGCCTAAACCCCAAG GTCCAGGACTTTGGCTGGCCTGAGCTGCACGCGCCCCCACTGGACAAGCTGTGCTCCATCTGCAAAGCCATGGAGACGTGGCTCAGTGCTGACCCGCAGCATGTGGTCGTACTGTACTGCAAG GGGAGCAAGGGCAAGCTCGGGGTCATCGTCTCTGCCTACATGCACTACAGCAAGATCTCTGCAGG GGCGGACCAGGCGCTGGCTACCCTCACCATGCGGAAGTTCTGTGAGGACAAGGTGGCCTCGGAGCTGCAGCCCTCCCAGCGCCG CTATATCAGCTACTTCAGTGGTCTGCTGTCCGGCTCCATCAGAATGAACAGCAGCCCTCTCTTCCTGCACTACGTGCTCGTGCCCATGCTGCCAGCCTTTGAACCTGGCACGG GTTTCCAGCCCTTCCTCAAGATCTACCAGTCCATGCAGCTTGTCTACACATCTGGAATCTA tcATGTTGCAGGCCCTGGTCCCCCACAGCTTTGCATCAGCCTGGAGCCAGCTCTCCTCCTCAAAGGCGATGTCATG gTGACGTGCTATCACAGGGGTAGCCGGGGGACTGACCGGACCCTCGTGTTCCGAATCCAGTTCCACACGTGTACCATCCATGGACCACGGCTCACCTTCCCCAAGGACCAGCTGGACGAGGCCTGGACCG ACGAGAGGTTCCCCTTCCAAGCCTCGGTGGAGTTCGTCTTCTCCTCCAGCCCAGAGAAGATCAAAG GCAGCACCCCACGGAATGAGCCCTCGGTCTCTGTTGACTACAACACAGCAGAGCCTGCCGTGCGCTGGGACTCCTATGAGAACTTCAACCTGCACCACGAGGACAGTGTGGATG ACTCCGTCACCCATACCCGGGGACCCCTGGATGGCAGTCCTTACGCCCAGGTGCAGCGGGCCCCCCGCCAGACCCCGCCGGCGCCCTCTCCggagccgcccccgcccccgctgcTCTCTGTCAGCAGCGATTCTGGCCATTCGTCCACGCTGACCACAGAGCCAGCCGCTGAGTCCCCTGGCCGGCCACCGCCGACAGCTGCCGAGCGGCGGGAGCTGGAGCGCCTCCTGGGGGGCTGTGGCGTGGCCGCCGGGGGCCGGGGAGCTGGGCGTGAGACGGCCATCCTCGatgatgaagagcagcccccggcGGGCGGAGGCCCCCGCCTTGGAATGTATtcgggacacaggcctggcctcagCCGCCACTGCTCCTGCCGCCAGGGCTACCGGGAGCCCTGCGGGGTCCCCAATGGGGGCTACTACCGGCCAGAGGGGACCCTGGAGAGGAGGCGGCTGGCCTACGGGGCCTACGAGGGGCCCCCACAGGGCTATGCTGAGGCCTCCGTGGAGAAGAGGCGCCTCTGCCGATCACTGTCCGAGGGGCCGTACCCCTACCCGCCTGAGCTGGGGAAACCGACCAACGGGGACTTTGGCTACCGCGCCCCAGGCTACCGGGAGGTGGTGATCCTGGAGGACCCTGGGCTGCCTGCCCTGTGCTCATGCCCCGCCTGTGAGGAGAAGCTAGCGCTGCCCACGGCAGCCCTCTATGGGCTGCGCCTGGagagggaggctggagaggggTGGGCGAATGAGGCTGGCAAGCCCCTCCTGCACCCGGTGCGACCTGGGCACCCGCTGCCCCTGCTGGTGCCTGCCTGCGGGCACCACCATGCCCCAGTGCCTGACTACAGCTGCCTGAAGCCACCCAAGGCAGGCGAGGAAGGGCATGAGGGCTGCTCCTACGCCATGTGCCCCGAAGGCAGGTATGGGCATCCAGGGTACCCTGCCCTGGTGACATACGGCTATGGAGGAGCGGTTCCCAGTTACTGCCCAGCGTATGGCCGGGCGCCTCACAGCTGCGGGTCTCCAGGCGAGGGCAGAAGGTATCCCAGCTCTGGTGCCCACTCCCCCCGGGCTGGCTCCATTTCCCCTGGCAGTCCACCCTACCCGCAATCCAGGAACCTCAGCTACGAGATCCctgcagaggagggaggggacaggTATCTGCCGCCCGGGCACCTGGCCCCAGCAGGACCCTTGGCATCTGCAG AGTCGCCGGAGCCAGTGTCCTGGAGGGAGAGTCCCAGCGGGCACAGCACCCTGCCTCGGTCTCCCCGAGATGCCCAGTGCAGTGCCTCTTCTGAGCTATCCGGTCCCTCCACGCCCCTGCACACCAGCAGCCCAGTCCAGGGCAAGGAGAG CGCCCGACGGCAGGACACTAGGTCCCCCACCTTGGCGCCCACTCAGAGACTGAGTCCCGGAGAGGCCTTGCCACCTGCTTCCCAGGGAGGGGCTGAAAGAGCTCCAGAGCTGCCAGCAAGAAGTGGGCCTGAGCCTCCGGCCCCTGGTCCCTTCTCCTCAGCCTCCCCGCCCAGCTCACCCAACGACTGGCCTCAGGAGAGGAGCCCGGGGGGCCGTTCGGACAGCGCCAGTCCAAGGGGCCCTGTACCCACCACCCTGCCCGGCCTCCGCCACGCCCCCTGGCAGGGCCTTCGAGACTCCCCGGACAGCCCGGACGGGTCCCCCCTCACCCCTGTGCCTACTCAGATGCCCTGGCTTGTGCCCAGCCCAGAGCCGCCGCCGCGGAGCTCACCCGTACCCGCCTTCCCTCTGGCTGCATCTTTTGACATCAGtggccccacccagcccccactTCCCGAGAAGCGCCACCTGCTGGGGCCTGGGCAACAGCCGGGACCCTGGGGCCCAGAGCAGGCATCGCCACCAGCCAGAGGCACGAGTCACCATGTCACCTTTGCACCTCTGCTTCCGGATAatgccccccaacccccag AACCCCCTATGCAAGAGAGCCAGAGCAACGTCAAGTTTGTCCAGGATACGTCCAAGTTCTGGTATAAGCCACACCTGTCCCGTGACCAAG CCATTGCCCTGCTGAAGGACAAGGACCCTGGGGCCTTCTTGATCAGGGACAGTCATTCATTCCAAGGAGCCTATGGGCTGGCTCTTAAGGTGGCCACGCCCCCACCCAGCGCCCAGCCCTGGAAAG GGGACCCCTTGGAACAGCTGGTCCGCCATTTTCTCATTGAGACTGGGCCCAAAGGGGTGAAGATCAAGGGCTGCCCCAGCGAGCCCTACTTTG GCAGCCTGTCGGCCCTGGTCTCCCAGCACTCCATCTCCCCGCTGTCCCTGCCCTGCTGCCTGCGCATTCCCAGCAAAG ATCCTCTGGAGGAGGCCCCAGAGGCCCCAGTGCCCACCAACATGAGCACAGCGGCAGACCTCCTACGTCAGGGAGCCG cctGCAGTGTGCTCTACCTGACCTCAGTGGAGACGGAGTCGCTGACAGGCCCCCAAGCGGTGGCGCGGGCCAGCTCCGCAGCTCTGAGCTGCAGCCCCCGCCCCACGCCAGCCATTGTCCACTTCAAGGTCTCAGCCCAGGGCATCACGCTGACAGACAACCAGAGGAAGTGA